The region TCGCGCCGCTTTGCGACCACCACATTGACACCGAGCGCCTCAGCGAGCATCGCCTTAAGACCCTCAGCGTCCTCTACACGATAGAGCTCGTAGTGGCTTTCCCGCACCCCGGCAACATCATCTCGAATATAATAAACCAGCTCGGCGCCGGACTCCAGCGACTCCCGAAGCTTGAGGCGGCCATGGTTCACGCTGAAATAGGTATCGATCTGCCGCTCCGGCTCCTGACCCTCCGCTCCAAGCGACTCGCAAGTCTCTCGAAGCCTTCCGAGATCATCACAGCGCGCTTTCAGCTCGATGTTCAGCATTAGTCAGTTCCTCATCGCCCGGACCTGCCCCTCGAACCGGGCGTCCGGCTCCACCCGGAACTCCTCCCCGCACTTGCCGCACTTTCCCCACCAGGAGCGATCCGGCTGCCTGGCCAAGGTGACGGCGCCGCAGACTAACTTTCCGGCAATTCGATGAAGCGTAATAGCAACAAACTGCTCTTCCACTATCTTCCTCCAGGCATCAAGCCATTTCGATAGGCGCTTGACCATCGATGGCCGTACGGACCGCAGTAGCCAGATTGACTTGGGAAAATGGCTTCCGAACATAACCGGCAACCCCAAAGCCTTCCAGGCTATGCTGAATCTCGTCCGGGGCATAGCCGGTAGCAACCAGTACCTTGATTTCAGGATTGAGAGCGCGTAGAGCCGGAATCAAATCTACCGCTCCCATCCGGGGCATGATGGCGTCGGTAAGGACCAGCGCAATGCCGGGATGAGCCCGGAAGGCTGCCAGCGCCTCGACCCCATCGACGGCAGTAAAGACAGTGTATCCAAGACCCCGGAGAAGGATCTCTCCCAACTCCAGGAGCATCGGGTTGTCCTCGACCAGCAGGAGCGTCTCGGTCCCCCGCGGTAGAGTCTTCTCGGCTGGAGGCGCAGCTTTTGCGGAATCGGAAATTAAGGGGAGGAAGACGTGGAAGGCGCTTCCTTGGCCTTCGGCCGTCTCCACCTCGATCCAGCCCTCGCGCTGGTGAGCGATCCCGTAGACCGAGGCCAAGCCCAAGCCGGTTCCATGGCCGGTCTCCTTGGTCGTGAAGAACGGCTCGAAGAGGCGATCCCGGATGGCGGCCGGGATGCCGGTCCCGGTATCGGCCACGGTCAGACAGGCGAAGGTGCCCACGCGGCGCTCCGGATGCCCTCCCAGGCTCGCCTCGATCAGCGCGACCCGAGTCAGCCGAAGAGTCAGAATCCCCCCATGGGGCATAGCGTCACGGGCGTTGGTGGCAAGATTGAGGAGAATCTGCTGCACTTGGGCGCCATCGGCATTGACCGTGAGGGGCTCATCAGTGGGCTCCGGCTTGATCGTGATCGTCTCGGGCAGTGTTCGTCGTAAGATGCTCACCGTCTCTTGGAGCAGTGAGTCCAGGTCCAGCGGCTTCCGTTGCAGCGGAGCTTTCTGCGCAAAGCTTAACACCTGGCCTATGAGATCCGCCGCTTGGCGGCCTATCTCCGGCACCCGGCTGACGTAACGGTGTCCCTTGCTGTCCGAGGGTATTTGCGCCAAAGCCAGTTCCGCAAAGCCGATAATCCCATTCAGGTGATTATTGAAGTCGTGCGCGATCCCCCCGGCCAGGAGGCCGATGGCCTCCAACTTCTGCGCCTGGCGAAGCCGGTCTTCGAGACGGCTGCGCTCGGTGATATCCTGTTTGATGGCGATAAAATGGGTAATATCCCCGCGTTGGTCCCTGACGGACGTAATGGTTTGATTCTCGGTGTAGAAGCTGCCATCCTTGCGACGATTGATTATCTCGCCTTGCCACACTCTCCCGGAAAGAACGGTCTCCCACAGGTTGCGGTAGAACGCCTGATCATGTTGACCCGACCTGAGGATGCGCGGGTTCCGGCCTATAGCCTCTTCAGCGGTATAGCCGGTCAGTTGCGTAAAGGCCGGGTTGACCCACATGATCGTACCGTTGCGATCAGCAATGAGGATACCGTTCGCGGCCGCTTCCAGCGCAGCCGCCTGAAGGCGCATTTGCCCCTCGGCCCGCTTACGCTCGGTGATATCGTGCAGGATCCCCCAGAGACCCACAACCCTGCCGTCCTCCAGGATGGGAGCCGACTTCACCTCAATGAAAGCACTCTCCCCGTTCGAGCGTACGATCTGAGTCTCTACGACCTTAGCCGTGGTCCCCGCCTCCACCGCACGGACGAATAACTCCTTCGTGCGATCCAGCTCGACGGGGGCGACGAATTCCAAAAAGCTGCGGCCTACCAGTTGCTCTGGGCTTTCAAGACCGTGAATCTTGGCTAGCGACCGATTTGCAAAGGTGATGACGCCCTGAGCGTCCACCACAAACAGCCCATCGTTGATTTCATTCACAAGCGCGCGATATTTGTTCTCGCTTTCCCGCAGGGACTGCTCCGTCCGCTCGTGTTCAGCGATTTCGGCTCGCAATGCTTGATTGAGTGCCGCCAGTTCTTCGGTGGGCTCGTCGGATCGCATTGGCAATCCTCCCTCTGCATTTCAGGGGCACATTCGACCCGAAACCGCCGGAAGGGCCAGCAACTACGGTGCGTGTTGTGGCGGCTCGGTGGCGTTCATAGTAACGCTGAGACGGCTGAGCCGTTGGCGGAGCATCTCATGCTCCTGCCGAATCTGGACGGGCAGGCGCGCGGCAAGCCGGTCGAAGAACAGGCCCTGCTCCGCCTGCTCGGCAGCCCAGGCATCGGCATCGATCCTTAAAAGCTCACCCGCGGCGCCAGCCGGCAGCCTCAGCCCATTCAGGTCCAACGCATCAGAAGTGGGAATGAACCCGATGGGGGTCTCGACGGCCTTACCCTGACCTTGCACTCGCTCCAGAATCCACCTGAGGACGCGGAG is a window of Candidatus Methylomirabilota bacterium DNA encoding:
- a CDS encoding class IV adenylate cyclase → MLNIELKARCDDLGRLRETCESLGAEGQEPERQIDTYFSVNHGRLKLRESLESGAELVYYIRDDVAGVRESHYELYRVEDAEGLKAMLAEALGVNVVVAKRRETFVFGNVRIHLDKVQGLGSFVELHGAIDEPGELPLIADEVHSVQRALGIDPQSFVKESYAVLASRAEATRGPCAN
- a CDS encoding PAS domain S-box protein, which translates into the protein MRESENKYRALVNEINDGLFVVDAQGVITFANRSLAKIHGLESPEQLVGRSFLEFVAPVELDRTKELFVRAVEAGTTAKVVETQIVRSNGESAFIEVKSAPILEDGRVVGLWGILHDITERKRAEGQMRLQAAALEAAANGILIADRNGTIMWVNPAFTQLTGYTAEEAIGRNPRILRSGQHDQAFYRNLWETVLSGRVWQGEIINRRKDGSFYTENQTITSVRDQRGDITHFIAIKQDITERSRLEDRLRQAQKLEAIGLLAGGIAHDFNNHLNGIIGFAELALAQIPSDSKGHRYVSRVPEIGRQAADLIGQVLSFAQKAPLQRKPLDLDSLLQETVSILRRTLPETITIKPEPTDEPLTVNADGAQVQQILLNLATNARDAMPHGGILTLRLTRVALIEASLGGHPERRVGTFACLTVADTGTGIPAAIRDRLFEPFFTTKETGHGTGLGLASVYGIAHQREGWIEVETAEGQGSAFHVFLPLISDSAKAAPPAEKTLPRGTETLLLVEDNPMLLELGEILLRGLGYTVFTAVDGVEALAAFRAHPGIALVLTDAIMPRMGAVDLIPALRALNPEIKVLVATGYAPDEIQHSLEGFGVAGYVRKPFSQVNLATAVRTAIDGQAPIEMA